From the genome of Cytophagales bacterium WSM2-2:
GAAACACATCTCCAGCAGTGTAGTGATCAAACCCCCGGCGGAAACATCATGCCCTGCCAGGATCAAATCTTGCTTGACGAGTTGCTGAATCGCTTCAAACGCTTTAATAAAATAATTCTCATCGCGGATAGTCGGAGAACTTTCGCCAAGGCAATTAACAATTTGCCCTAAGCTGCTTCCGCCCAATTTGAATTCATCACGGGTGAATCCGATGTAAACGATCTTAGATCCTTTACCTTCTTTAAGATCGGGTGAAACGGTTCTGCGAATATCCTCGACTTCCGCGACTGCGGAAATAATTACCGTACCAGGTGATAACACCACAGAGCCATCAGGATATTTCTGCGCCATGGAAAGCGAATCTTTTCCCGTGGGAATATTGATACCCAGTTTACAAGCGAAATCGCTTACCGCTTTCACGGCATCGTAAAGTCTTGCATTCTCACCTTCATTCTTCGCAGGCCACATCCAATTGGCGCTGAGTGAAACCCCTTTCAACCCATGGCTCAAAGGCGCCCATACAATATTGGTCAACGCTTTAGCTATGGCAATTTGACTTCCTGCCACCGGATCTATCAAGGCAGCAGCGGGTGCGTGACCTATCGAGGTTGCGATACCTTTATTACTTGTGAAGTCCAGCGCCATCACACCAACGTTGTTGAGTGGCAATTGAATTGCTCCGCAAGTTTGCTGTGTGGCTACTTTTCCCGACACGCATCGGTCTACTTTATTAGTCAACCAGTCCTTGCAGGCCACTGCTTCCAGTTGTAAAACCAGGGTTAAATATTCCTCAAGTTTTTCTGCTTGATATTTAATCTCCGAAAATGAACTCTTTGATGATTTGTCGGTGATGATCGTCTTGGGTGATGAGCCAAACAGGTTTTCAACTTTCAGGTTGATCGGCTTAGCTCCGTCTTTAGCATCAGCAAAAATCAGTTTCTGATCCCCAGTGACAGAGCCTGCCACATACATCGGGGCACGCTCACGCTCGGCAATCTTCTTCAGCGTCACTACATCTTTTTCATGAATGGCAAGCCCCATTCGCTCCTGCGACTCGTTACTGATAATTTCCTTATCAGACAAAGTGGGATCTCCTACAGGGAGCTGATCTATATTTATAATACCACCGGTCTCCTCGAGCAATTCTGAAAAACAGTTGAGGTGTCCACCTGCTCCATGGTCGTGAATAGAAACGATGGGGTTTATGTCTGCCTCCACCATCGCACGAATCGCATTCATGACACGCTTCTGCATCTCGGGATTAGAGCGCTGCACTGCATTTAGCTCAATCGCGTTGCTCATCTCGCCAGTAGCCACAGAAGAAACCGCTCCGCCTCCCATGCCGATACGGTAATTGTCACCACCGAGCAATACAATCTTATCTCCTGCTTTTAATTTTTCCTTTTGACTGTCTTTTTCTTTGCCAAACCCGATTCCTCCGGCAAGCATGATAACCTTGTCAAAGCCGAATTTCTTTCCACCTTCGAAATGTTCGAAGGTGAGCACACTTCCGCAAATCAGCGGCTGGCCAAATTTATTTCCAAAGTCACTGGCGCCATCAGAAGCCTTGATCAGAATTTCGAGAGGAGTCTGATACAACCATTTGCGCTCTTCAAACTTCTTCTCATAAGATCTCCCTCCTTCCAACCGTGGATAGGAAGTCATGTAGACAGCTGTTCCTGCTAATGGAAGAGATCCTTTTCCACCTGCAAGCCTATCGCGAATCTCACCGCCAGAACCGGTAGCTGCACCATTGAATGGCTCAACGGTAGTGGGAAAGTTATGCGTCTCTGCTTTTAATGAAATAACAGAATCAATTTCTTTTGTCTCGAAGAAATCAGGGATATCCTGACGAACCGGGGCAAACTGTTCAATCCGTGGTCCTTTGACAAAAGCAACATTATCCTTGTAAGCTGAGACAAGGAAGTTGGGGTTCTCCTTCGAAGTTTTCTTGATGAGTTGAAAGAGCGTTGACTCCTTTTCCTTGCCGTCTATAATAAAGGTGCCGTTGAATATTTTATGACGGCAGTGTTCACTATTTACCTGTGAGAAACCAAACACCTCACTGTCAGTAAGCTTGCGCCCCAGCGTCCGGCTTACTTCTTTCAAATAATCAATCTCTTCACCATTCAGGGCGAGCCCCTCCTTTTCATTGTAAGCCGCCAGATCATCAATCTCTAAAATAGGTTCAGGGGAGTAATTGATGGTGAACATGTCCTGATCAAGCAATGTATAGACACGCTGCAACATTGGGTCGTGTGTGGCTTTCACCTCCTCCACCTCAAAAAATTCTTCGATCCGTTGGATTCCAGAGATGCCCATGGTTTGTGTGATCTCTACAGCGTTGGTACTCCAGGGAGTGACCATCTCCCGGCGGGGACCTATGAATATACCCTTAACCTCCTTTTCCTGCAGGCTTTTAGCCCCGCCAAAAAGCCAGGTCAGTTTTTCATAGTCTTGTGTTTCAAAAGGACGGTTTGTGCTTACCGAGTAGATTACTGGACCGCTGGCGCGGAAAAAAACGATCATGTGAGATGAGGTAAGCTCAAAATTACGATGATTTTTTTAAACGATAAAGGAACTTATTGGCAGGCTATTTTTGTTGCCAATTCATACGACAGACAAATTCTTTGTTCAGATTCAGAATGTGGACAACTACCCGTCAGGTAGTTTTGTTTCCTGTTTCCTATCGTTCGTTTGGAAATTCGCTGAACCCGTCTTCGACCAATCAAATCAAAAAATTCACAATTAAATAATTAGTCAACTTTATTGACTAATTAGTCAACCAAGTTTACTTTTGCGCGTAATTAAGATTCTAACACAAATCCCAACTATTATCAGAACGACTATGACGAAACTGGAATTTTCTATCAGAACAAGTAAAATTCTATGTGGTTTAATGCTCTTGTCAGCTTTCGGCTTCGGGCAGGGCACCAAGGATTCTCTTAAAGAAGCCACGCTTGAAAATGTGATTGCTTACGCTATCAAGCACCAGCCTTTGATTCAGCAATCGCAGATTGACCAGGAAACTGCCAACACTACTATTAAGAGTAAATTGGCAGACTGGTACCCGCAGATTAATTTTAACTACAACTTCCTCCACAATTTTTTGTTGCAAGCGAGCAGGGTTCCTGCAGCATTCACTCCTGACGGCAGCGGTATTGTAAAATTCGGGGCAAATAATACTTCCACTTTACAATTCGCGGCAACGCAAAATCTCTTCAATCGAGATATTTTCCTGGCAAGCAGAACAGCCACCCAGGTGCGAACGCAGTCAGCACAGACTACCACCGTTAATAAAATCAACTTGGCTGTGACTGTAACCAAAGCCTTTTATGATGTGCTTGCCACAACACAGCAAATCAAAGTAGGTCAAGGTGATATTGCGCGACTGAAACAAAGCATGAACACTGCGTTCCAGCAATACCAGGGCGGAATAGTCGACAAGACGGATTACAAGCGTGCCAGTATTGCATTGAATAACACTCAATCTACACTGAAGAGTAACCAGGAATTACTGAAGTACAAGGTCGAATATCTGAAGCTACTGATGGGACTCCCGACCGAGGCACCGCTAGACATTTTGTACGACACACTTCAAATGGAAAGCGAAATTACATTGGACACGCTTCAGACGTTGAATTACAAAGACAGAATTGAGTACAAATTGCTTTCTACACAAAGAAACCTTCAGGAAGCCAACGTCAAGTATAACCAATGGGCTTTCCTGCCGACTGCAACGCTCACGGGGTCGTATAATTTCTATTACCTGAATAACAGTAATAGCCTCAGTGACATTTATCAAACCAACAACCCTTACTCGCTTGCATTGTTGAACATCTCCGTCCCGATTTTTCAGGGAGGAAAAAGGACCGCGAACATAAAACAGCAAAAGTGGATGTTGCAGCGATTGGACCTGGATATCACAAACCTTCAGCATACAGTAAATACACAATATGTACTGGCGCTGGCCTCGTACAAAGCAAATCTTACCAACTACCTGACATTAAAACAAAATGTAGAACTGGCGAAAGAAGTCTATGAAGTCATTCAACTCCAATACAAATCAGGAGTGAAAACATATCTCGAGGTGATCACTTCCGAAACGGACTTCCGAAACGCAAGGATAAATTATTTCAACGCCCTTTATGCCGTTCTCGCAAGTAAAATTGATGTTCAAAAAGCGTTGGGCCAAATCAACTACTAATTCAAGAACCTACAAACTCTAATAAGTTATGTCAAAAGCAATTTCATTCATTTTATTGATAAGCAGTTTTCTCATCATTTCTTGCAGCAAACCCAAACCCGGGATGCAGGGGCCGCCCGTTGTATCGGTCGTGACTCAAAAAATTGTACCCGCCAGTGCCACTTACTTTGATGAGTACCCAGCCACAATTATGGCATTGAACCAGGTCGAACTCCGTCCGCAGGTAAACGGATACATTACTGAGATCAATTTCAAAGAAGGTGATCATGTTCGACAAGGACAGGCACTATATTCCATTGACCAACAACAATACGAAGCCGCATATCAACAAGCGCTGGCCAACGTGGCTGTACAAGAAGCCAACCTGACGCGTGCACAAAAAGACATCGATCGTTACCGGGAGTTGGCCAAACACGATGCCATCGCCAAGCAGCAGGTTGACAATGCCGAAGCCAATTTTGAAGCCGCCAAAAAACAGGTAGATGCAGCTAAGGCAACGGTCAGAAGTGTTCAGACCAATGTTCGCTATACTAAAATTGTTGCACCCTTCGATGGAACGATCGGTATTTCTCAAGTCAGGCTTGGTGCAGCCGTTTCTGCAGGTCAAACGTTGCTGAATACGATTTCATCCGACAGCCCTATCGCTGCAGACATCGTGATCGATCAAAAAGAGATTTTCCGCTTTCAGCAACTCTTAAATAAAGGGGAGCAAAAAAATGATTCTACATTTTCAATCGTAGTAAGCGGTCAGCCGTATTCCCTATTTGGAAAAATCAGTTTCATCGACCGGGCCGTTAATGCGCAAACCGGAACGATTACCGTCAGAACCATTTTTCCTAATCCAACCAATGCGTTACGTGCCGGCATGTCCGGAACTCTTCGCGTATTAAACCGAAGCTCAGACGCCTCCGTGATCATTCCATTCAAAGCAGTAACTGAACAGCTTGGTGAGTTCTTCGTTTACATCGTTAAACTCGACAGTAACAAAGTCACACAACAACGGGTATCACTCGGCAAGCAAATCAATCGCAACATCATCATTAAAGAAGGATTGAAAGACGGTGAAACCATAGTCATCGAGGGTGTTCAGAACCTGCGTGAAGGTTCATCGATCAAAACTGCTGAGCCTGCACCCTCAAAAAAATAAACAACCCAAACTCTAATTACTCAATCACATGATTGCAGATGTATTTATAAAAAGACCAGTAACAGCGATCGTCATATCGGTAGTCATTGTACTCGTGGGCATCATTTCGATGACCACACTTCCTATTTCTCAATATCCTGATATTACTCCTCCCACCGTAAGCATCACCGGAGTTTTTACCGGTGCTGATGCCCAGACAGTGGAGCAGACAACAACGACTGCTATCGAGACTCAGGTGAATGGAACTCCCGGCATGTCGTACATGACCAGCAACAGCACAAGCAGCGGTCAAAGTGGTATCACGGTGACGTTTGATGTAGGAACCGATGTGAACGTGGCTACACTTGACGTGCAAAACCGCGTAAGCATTGCAGAACCTCCTCTTCCGGATGCAGTGAAACGTCTTGGGTTGATTACCCGGAAGAGAAATCCAAGCATCATGATCGCACTCGCGATCTACTCACCTAAGGAAACACACGATGCCCGGTTCATCGGAAACTATACCAACATCTATTTGAAGGATGCTCTTCAGCGCGTGAAAGGTGTGGGAGACATCGTAACGCGTGGTGCTGACTTCGGAATGCGCATCTGGTTGAATCCACAAAAACTCGCGAGCCTCGGACTCTCGACCACAGACGTGCTTGGTGCACTGGCTGAACAAAATCTGCAAGTGGCAGCGGGTACTGTAGGAGGCACTCCGCAACCTGATATACAAAGTTTTGAATACAGCGTGTTGACCAACAGTCGTATCAGCACGAAAGAACAATTCGAAAATGTCATCGTTCGCACACAACCCAATACTGGAAGCATTGTTTACCTGAAAGACGTGGCCCGGGTTGAGCTAGGTGTATTTGATTATGGAGCTACCACGGCTTTTGTTAACGGAAAACCGGCAGCATTTCTTCTGATCTACCAGGCTCCTGGCGCGAATGCACTCGAAACCTACGATGGCGTGATGGCTGCGTTAACGGAGCTGAAAAAATCTTTTCCTAAAGACATAGACTATGCTATTCCATTGGAAACGGCTACTGTGGTAAAAGCCTCCATCAACGAGGTAGCTCACACGCTATTGGAAGCTCTTTTACTTGTGGTGATTGTTGTGTTCCTGTTTTTGCAAAACTGGAGAGCGACACTCATACCAGTGCTGGCCATTCCCGTTTCGCTTATCGGTACTTTCATTTTCTTTATTCTCTTTGGATTCACTATCAATACACTCACACTTTTCGCTTTCGTATTAGCAATCGGTATTGTGGTGGATGACGCGATTGTCGTGGTAGAAGCTGTTCAGCATAATATCGATCATGAAAAATTATCGCCTAAAGATGCTACGATCAAAGCCATGAAAGATATCTCCGGGCCTGTGATCGCCATCGCGCTGATCCTCGCAGCTGTGTTCGTGCCCGTTGGTTTCGTGCCTGGAATTGTCGGGAGATTGTATCAGCAATTTGCAATCACTATAGCGATCTCTGTGGTAATCTCCGCCTTCGTTGCTTTATCATTGACTCCTGCCCTCTGCACCATCATGTTGAAGCCAGCGGGAAGCATGAAGAGAAATATTTTCGATCGCTTCTTCGATTCTTTCAACAACTGGTTTGGAAAGGTTACCAACTCATATACCAATGGCGTTGCTAAATGGATAAAAGCGTCCCGCCTTGTAGTTGTCATGCTGGTATGCTTGTTTGTGGGATTGTATTTCCTCTTTTCTTCCAAACCTACCGGCTTCATCCCAACCGAAGACGAAGGGCGCTTCTATGTTACTTATGAATTGCCTGAGGGTGCATCCACTACGCGCAGTGTGAACCTGATGAAGTCGATCATGAAGCGGTTGTCAACGGTTCCCACTATCCGGACGGTCGGTGGACTTGCCGGATTCAACGTGATCAGTTTCTCTAACAAATCAAACGTAGGAACACTCTTCGTCATGCTCAAGCCATGGGATG
Proteins encoded in this window:
- a CDS encoding MexX family efflux pump subunit; translated protein: MQGPPVVSVVTQKIVPASATYFDEYPATIMALNQVELRPQVNGYITEINFKEGDHVRQGQALYSIDQQQYEAAYQQALANVAVQEANLTRAQKDIDRYRELAKHDAIAKQQVDNAEANFEAAKKQVDAAKATVRSVQTNVRYTKIVAPFDGTIGISQVRLGAAVSAGQTLLNTISSDSPIAADIVIDQKEIFRFQQLLNKGEQKNDSTFSIVVSGQPYSLFGKISFIDRAVNAQTGTITVRTIFPNPTNALRAGMSGTLRVLNRSSDASVIIPFKAVTEQLGEFFVYIVKLDSNKVTQQRVSLGKQINRNIIIKEGLKDGETIVIEGVQNLREGSSIKTAEPAPSKK
- a CDS encoding multidrug efflux RND transporter permease subunit, whose amino-acid sequence is MIADVFIKRPVTAIVISVVIVLVGIISMTTLPISQYPDITPPTVSITGVFTGADAQTVEQTTTTAIETQVNGTPGMSYMTSNSTSSGQSGITVTFDVGTDVNVATLDVQNRVSIAEPPLPDAVKRLGLITRKRNPSIMIALAIYSPKETHDARFIGNYTNIYLKDALQRVKGVGDIVTRGADFGMRIWLNPQKLASLGLSTTDVLGALAEQNLQVAAGTVGGTPQPDIQSFEYSVLTNSRISTKEQFENVIVRTQPNTGSIVYLKDVARVELGVFDYGATTAFVNGKPAAFLLIYQAPGANALETYDGVMAALTELKKSFPKDIDYAIPLETATVVKASINEVAHTLLEALLLVVIVVFLFLQNWRATLIPVLAIPVSLIGTFIFFILFGFTINTLTLFAFVLAIGIVVDDAIVVVEAVQHNIDHEKLSPKDATIKAMKDISGPVIAIALILAAVFVPVGFVPGIVGRLYQQFAITIAISVVISAFVALSLTPALCTIMLKPAGSMKRNIFDRFFDSFNNWFGKVTNSYTNGVAKWIKASRLVVVMLVCLFVGLYFLFSSKPTGFIPTEDEGRFYVTYELPEGASTTRSVNLMKSIMKRLSTVPTIRTVGGLAGFNVISFSNKSNVGTLFVMLKPWDAREGKANHVQSVIGAVQKITSDIKEARILAIAPPAIPGLGQTAGFTFELQQTTSTDNIQQFERVARTFLAEVNKRPEIGMAFTFFTARTPSYSVTVDREKSKKLGVVVSDVYATMATLLGSSYVNDFNLYGRNFRVMAQADSTYRSSIDDLAKYFVRNSRGEMVPLSALVSSKVIEAPSLVSHFNIYRSIEINGAPKPGFSSGQAIEALREVADKTLPTGYGYEFAGMSREEIKAGSLIVLIFAISIVFVFLFLAALYESWSVPFSVLFAVPIGAFGSILTLTFLPALTNNVYAQIGLITLIGLAAKNAILIVEFAKERFDQGMDLIDATLEAVKLRLRPIVMTSLAFIFGVLPLAFSSGAGAEARKTIGWTVFGGMLSATTLAIFVVPVLFVLITKFAYRKKIAAQAA
- the purL gene encoding phosphoribosylformylglycinamidine synthase, which gives rise to MIVFFRASGPVIYSVSTNRPFETQDYEKLTWLFGGAKSLQEKEVKGIFIGPRREMVTPWSTNAVEITQTMGISGIQRIEEFFEVEEVKATHDPMLQRVYTLLDQDMFTINYSPEPILEIDDLAAYNEKEGLALNGEEIDYLKEVSRTLGRKLTDSEVFGFSQVNSEHCRHKIFNGTFIIDGKEKESTLFQLIKKTSKENPNFLVSAYKDNVAFVKGPRIEQFAPVRQDIPDFFETKEIDSVISLKAETHNFPTTVEPFNGAATGSGGEIRDRLAGGKGSLPLAGTAVYMTSYPRLEGGRSYEKKFEERKWLYQTPLEILIKASDGASDFGNKFGQPLICGSVLTFEHFEGGKKFGFDKVIMLAGGIGFGKEKDSQKEKLKAGDKIVLLGGDNYRIGMGGGAVSSVATGEMSNAIELNAVQRSNPEMQKRVMNAIRAMVEADINPIVSIHDHGAGGHLNCFSELLEETGGIINIDQLPVGDPTLSDKEIISNESQERMGLAIHEKDVVTLKKIAERERAPMYVAGSVTGDQKLIFADAKDGAKPINLKVENLFGSSPKTIITDKSSKSSFSEIKYQAEKLEEYLTLVLQLEAVACKDWLTNKVDRCVSGKVATQQTCGAIQLPLNNVGVMALDFTSNKGIATSIGHAPAAALIDPVAGSQIAIAKALTNIVWAPLSHGLKGVSLSANWMWPAKNEGENARLYDAVKAVSDFACKLGINIPTGKDSLSMAQKYPDGSVVLSPGTVIISAVAEVEDIRRTVSPDLKEGKGSKIVYIGFTRDEFKLGGSSLGQIVNCLGESSPTIRDENYFIKAFEAIQQLVKQDLILAGHDVSAGGLITTLLEMCFPTINTGLDLELNKLGNDLIKILFSENPGVVIQVSDSSALSVLGKLGIEFYEIGTVNQTGSLGIGTVSFRIQALREKWFHTSYLMDNVQRPKGHAKQRAQNIFKQTLEYKYPKRFDGRRSTYGLDPKRKTKSGIKGAIIREKGVNSDREMAYALYLAGFDVKDVHMTDLVSGREDLSGVNMIVFVGGFSNSDVLGAAKGWAGAFLYNPKAKTALDNFYKRDDTLSLGVCNGCQLMMELGLLYPEWQEKMHHNDSGKYECTFLSVTIPENNSVMLKSYAGSQLGVWLAHGEGQFKLPANSSLYNVAAKYTYTEYPGTPNGSDHSIAALCSKDGRHLAIMPHIERSLFPWNWPHYTRDKKTDEVAPWMEAFANAREWIKEKISR